The Nostoc sp. 'Lobaria pulmonaria (5183) cyanobiont' genome window below encodes:
- a CDS encoding TM2 domain-containing protein, translating to MANLNPSHPTKQLLAGYCGIILGAFGVHKFILGYASEGFIMLVISIVGGSFTYGVALLIMQLVGLIEGMIYLNKSPEGFVNTYFEKKQGWF from the coding sequence ATGGCAAATCTCAACCCCAGCCACCCTACCAAACAACTTCTAGCTGGTTACTGTGGGATTATCCTGGGAGCGTTTGGGGTTCATAAGTTTATTCTAGGATACGCTTCGGAAGGCTTTATTATGTTAGTGATTTCTATAGTTGGGGGTTCTTTCACCTACGGGGTTGCTTTGTTAATTATGCAACTTGTAGGTTTAATTGAAGGCATGATCTACTTAAATAAATCCCCTGAAGGATTTGTAAATACCTATTTTGAAAAGAAGCAGGGCTGGTTCTAG
- a CDS encoding heavy metal translocating P-type ATPase, translating into MQLVPKTKPALELDPILEKIILDVGGMKCAGCVNAVERQLTQHPGVKSACVNLATEVAVVESEVGAIDADALAQRLTAVGFPTQPRKANGTVAGEISTLPNPAERQRREMRSSLWQLAIAAVLLILSGSGHFGNLGSSVLPVLNNIWFHCGLATVALLIPGRPILVDGWLGWRRNAPNMNTLVGLGTLTAYIASLVALLFPQLGWECFFDEPVMMLGFILLGRTLEQQARGRAAAAFRKLLALQPLLARLIANPEKAGMGSSSVEIPAEQVRVGECLQVLPGDKIPVDGEVVVGQTTVDESMLTGEAVPVIKKPGDTVTGGTLNQSGAIAIQATRTGSDTTLAQIVALVEAAQTRKAPVQKLADTVAGYFTYGVLTASVLTFVFWYFFGTHIWTDITMSGGMEMISHAHHSSLPTPHSSLLISLKLAIAVMVVACPCALGLATPTAILVGTAMGAERGLLIKGGDVLERVHQLDTVVFDKTGTLTTGNPIVTDCLLIEEMGNGELGAPSGDKGQWGIGSSESHSLIQLAAAVESGTHHPLAKAIQQEAQQQQLSIPEAVDFHTEPGLGVSAVVEDKVVLLGNWEWLSWHGIAINETAQQVAQDLATDGKTVVCVAIGGTLAGLIGVSDTLRSDARSTVDKLRQMGLRVMLLSGDRQEAASAIAKQLGLDSADVIAGVPPAKKAAAIQSLQLEVTRGQGDKETKKTPHSVVAMVGDGINDAPALSQADVGIALHSGTDVAMETAEIILMRDRLNDVVESIQLSRATFNKIRQNLFWAFAYNTLGIPLAAGVLFPSLGFVLNPSSAAALMAFSSVSVVTNSILLRRFAHRP; encoded by the coding sequence ATGCAACTTGTCCCGAAAACTAAGCCAGCCCTAGAACTTGACCCAATCCTAGAGAAGATTATTCTAGATGTTGGGGGTATGAAGTGTGCTGGGTGTGTGAACGCAGTAGAGCGACAGCTGACCCAACATCCAGGTGTCAAGAGTGCCTGTGTGAACCTGGCCACAGAGGTAGCAGTTGTAGAGTCAGAAGTTGGTGCAATAGATGCAGATGCACTGGCACAGCGATTAACAGCCGTTGGATTCCCGACTCAACCCCGAAAAGCTAATGGCACAGTAGCAGGCGAAATATCGACCTTACCAAACCCAGCAGAACGACAACGCCGAGAAATGCGTTCTTCTCTATGGCAGTTGGCGATCGCTGCGGTGTTGCTGATATTGTCGGGAAGTGGACATTTTGGTAATCTTGGTAGCTCAGTGCTGCCAGTGCTAAATAACATCTGGTTTCACTGTGGACTGGCGACAGTAGCGCTATTAATTCCCGGTCGCCCAATTTTAGTAGATGGCTGGCTGGGCTGGCGGCGAAATGCGCCTAACATGAATACCCTGGTGGGATTAGGAACGCTGACAGCCTACATTGCTAGTTTAGTAGCGCTGCTTTTTCCTCAATTGGGTTGGGAGTGCTTCTTTGACGAACCAGTAATGATGCTGGGCTTCATTCTCTTAGGAAGGACATTAGAGCAACAAGCTAGAGGTCGCGCGGCTGCTGCATTTAGGAAATTGCTAGCACTCCAGCCACTCTTAGCGCGATTGATTGCCAACCCAGAGAAAGCCGGAATGGGTTCTTCTAGTGTTGAGATTCCTGCTGAACAGGTGCGTGTAGGTGAATGCTTACAAGTGCTGCCAGGTGATAAAATCCCCGTTGATGGTGAAGTGGTGGTTGGTCAAACAACGGTTGATGAATCAATGCTAACTGGAGAAGCAGTGCCAGTAATCAAGAAACCAGGAGATACGGTGACAGGAGGGACGCTAAACCAGTCAGGAGCGATCGCTATTCAAGCAACCCGGACTGGAAGTGATACAACTCTAGCTCAAATTGTCGCCCTAGTAGAAGCCGCCCAAACTCGGAAAGCCCCAGTACAGAAATTAGCAGATACAGTAGCTGGTTACTTTACCTATGGTGTGCTGACAGCATCTGTCTTAACATTTGTCTTTTGGTACTTTTTCGGCACTCATATTTGGACTGATATTACCATGTCTGGTGGCATGGAAATGATCAGCCACGCTCACCACTCCTCACTCCCAACTCCCCACTCTTCCCTATTAATAAGTTTAAAACTAGCGATCGCAGTTATGGTAGTCGCCTGTCCCTGTGCTTTGGGACTTGCCACACCAACAGCCATTCTTGTTGGAACTGCTATGGGCGCAGAACGAGGTTTGTTAATCAAAGGTGGCGACGTTTTAGAAAGAGTACACCAGTTAGATACCGTAGTATTTGATAAAACTGGCACTCTCACCACAGGTAATCCCATCGTCACAGATTGTCTGTTAATTGAGGAAATGGGGAATGGGGAACTCGGGGCCCCCTCTGGGGATAAGGGGCAATGGGGAATAGGGAGTAGTGAATCCCACTCCCTAATCCAACTAGCAGCAGCTGTAGAAAGCGGTACTCACCATCCCCTAGCAAAAGCGATTCAGCAAGAAGCACAGCAGCAACAGTTATCTATTCCAGAGGCTGTAGACTTTCACACGGAACCAGGGCTAGGGGTATCTGCTGTAGTAGAGGACAAAGTTGTATTGTTGGGTAACTGGGAATGGTTGAGTTGGCACGGCATTGCCATTAACGAAACCGCACAACAGGTAGCACAGGATTTGGCAACAGATGGTAAAACAGTCGTTTGCGTCGCAATTGGAGGAACTTTAGCCGGACTAATTGGTGTTTCTGATACCCTCAGATCGGATGCCCGATCCACTGTAGACAAGTTGCGTCAGATGGGCTTACGGGTAATGTTGCTCAGTGGCGATCGCCAAGAAGCAGCTAGTGCCATAGCCAAACAATTAGGATTAGATAGCGCTGATGTAATCGCAGGTGTTCCCCCAGCTAAAAAAGCAGCGGCAATACAGTCTCTCCAGTTAGAAGTGACAAGGGGACAAGGAGACAAGGAGACAAAGAAAACTCCCCACTCAGTTGTCGCAATGGTCGGAGATGGAATCAATGATGCTCCAGCTTTATCCCAAGCAGATGTCGGAATTGCTTTACACTCCGGGACAGATGTGGCGATGGAAACTGCTGAAATTATTCTAATGCGCGATCGCCTAAACGATGTCGTCGAATCTATTCAGCTTAGTCGTGCCACCTTCAACAAAATCCGCCAAAATTTATTTTGGGCTTTTGCATATAATACACTTGGCATTCCTTTAGCAGCAGGTGTTTTATTCCCTAGTCTGGGTTTTGTGCTTAACCCATCTAGTGCTGCTGCATTAATGGCTTTTAGCTCTGTTAGCGTCGTCACCAACTCAATATTATTACGGCGATTCGCTCATCGCCCGTAG
- a CDS encoding FHA domain-containing protein: MARRYDTKQILINYSSTDLSMAAETNENHLLIIEDDQGRKEFSLEHPVYSIGRDRECNIRLMSQFVSRRHATLVRLPREHNSHSYYYRIVDGDAKGKPSSNGLMINGRKIPAHDLRNEDEIVFGPQVRAIYYLLRNTQRLGQTDSSEYDITLINPGMAEDLEE; encoded by the coding sequence ATGGCAAGAAGATACGATACAAAACAAATCTTAATCAATTACAGTTCCACCGATTTGTCAATGGCAGCAGAAACCAATGAAAACCATCTACTGATTATTGAAGACGATCAAGGTCGCAAAGAATTTTCTCTAGAGCACCCCGTCTACTCTATTGGTAGAGACCGCGAATGTAATATCCGTTTAATGTCGCAGTTTGTCTCCCGCCGCCATGCCACATTAGTGAGATTGCCACGAGAGCATAATAGTCATAGCTACTATTACCGGATTGTAGATGGCGATGCCAAAGGTAAACCTAGTTCCAACGGTTTGATGATTAATGGACGCAAGATACCAGCCCACGATCTCAGAAATGAAGACGAGATCGTTTTTGGTCCTCAAGTACGTGCCATTTATTACCTTTTAAGAAATACTCAGCGTTTAGGACAAACGGATTCGAGTGAGTACGACATTACACTAATAAACCCCGGTATGGCCGAGGATTTGGAGGAATAA